Within the Bacteroidales bacterium genome, the region CAGGAATTTCGTTTCTGGCTGAACGGAAAGCTGGTTCGCGATTACTGGAGTGCTTTTCTGAAGGCAACAGACTATACCAGGCTGACGCTTGAAAAAGGGGTGGCTTATACTGTAAAAATGGAGTGGGGAAGAAGCAGTGCTTCCGAAACAATGGATCTTGCGTGGCGAACTCCTTCCATGCGCGACGATACCCTGTCTTTCTGGTCCCAGGCAGGGAAAGGTATTGACTATTACTTTATCTACGGACCTTCAATGGATGAGGTGATAGCCGGTTACCGGAAACTTACGGGGGATGCCCCCATGATGCCCCGCTGGGCATACGGCTTCTGGCAATGCCGGGAAAGGTACAAAACACAGGAGGAAGTTCTTGCCACTGTGAATGAATTCAGAAAGCGCAAAGTTCCTCTTGATGTTATTGTTCAGGACTGGCGTTACTGGAAAGACGACCAGTGGGGATCCCATGAGTTTGACAGCACCCGCTATCCTGATCCCCGAGGAATGACCGATAGCTTGCATGCCATGAATGCCCGCATCATGATCAGCGTTTGGGCCAAATTCTATCCCACCACAAAAAATTACCAGGAATTGAATGAAAAGGGATTTCTTTATCCATACAACATTGTTCATCAGTCAAGGGATTTTCTGGGAAATCTTTTTGCCTATTATGATGCATACAATCCCGAAGCCCGCAAAATATACTGGGAACAAATCAAACGAAATCTGTTTGATGCGGGCATTGACGCCTGGTGGCTCGATGCCACGGAACCGGAAGTGGGAGAAAATATTCCCCCTGAAAATATGGCGGAGCGGATGCACCCCAACTATTTCGGTTCAGGTTGGGAGTATCTGAACGCTTACCCGCTTTTTACGTGCAGGGGAATTTACGAAAACCAGCGAAAGACTGCTCCCGATCAGAGGGTTTGTATTTTGAGCCGCTCCGCTTTTGCCGGGCAGCAGCGTTATGCTGCCACCTCCTGGTCGGGCGATATTGTAGGCCGCTGGGAAACGTTCCGGGCGCAGATTCCGGCCGGACTGAGTTTTTCGGTCTCAGGAATTCCCTACTGGACAACGGATATCGGTGGTTTTATGGTGGATTACCCGGGAGGAAATGCCAATCCGGAATACAAAGAATTATTCACCCGATGGTACCAGTTTGGAGTGTTCTGCCCGGTATTCAGGGTGCATGGTACCAGTACCCCCCGCGAAATATGGTTTTTCGGAAACCCCGGCGATCCATGGTATGATGTTCAGCTGGCTATGAACAAACTTCGCTACCGCTTATTCCCCTATAATTATTCGGTTGCCGCCGATGTCTCCCGAAATGGCTATACCATGATGCGGCCACTGGCCATGGATTTTACAAACGATAAAACAGCCCTGAATATCGATGATCAGTATATGTTTGGTCCGGCTCTGCTGGTTAGCCCTGTAACACAATATCAAACCTACTCAAAATCCCTGTATCTCCCGGAATGGTCCGGCTGGTATGATTTCTGGACAGGAATATTTTTCAAGGGAGGTATGAGCATACAGGTCCCTGCACCCCTCGATATTATTCCTGTTTTTGCACGTGCAGGCGCCATCCTGCCGCTGGGACCTGAAAAGCAATATACGGGCGAAAAACCTTCTGATCCTTTACAGCTGATGGTGTATACGGGTGCTGACGGAACTTTTGTGCTGTACGAAGATGACGGACTTACCTACAAGTATGAACAGGGAGAATTCAGCCTGATACCGTTCCGCTGGAATGAAAAGGGCAAAACCCTTGAAATAGGCGACCGAAGCGGAACATTCGACGGAATGCCCGGGCAGAGAACCATCGAAGTCCATCTGGTCTCACCTGACCATCCCTGCGGCTACAATCAAATGACCCGCCCCGACACAACAGTTACGTATAACGGTAAACGGATGGTTCTATCTTTCTGATTCCATGCAGCTGAATTACCGAGAACTGTGGGATGAAACCAGATACCGTAAGATTCTGGAAATACAGCATGAGGATATCCTCAGCTTTATTGCAGGCCAACTGCGGCCCAATAACTTTGCCATGCAATTTTTTTATGGCTTCAATTTAGCTCTTGTCGTGTTTTTCCTCTTGACAATCAGCAGGGATTTCAGAGTGGCACCTTTCTCCTTTTTCTGTGCCCTGCTG harbors:
- a CDS encoding DUF5110 domain-containing protein, with product MKKSAVVIFALAMAVIACSPRSYEKTSRGIIVTNGKNSLIVQVMKPGIIRVFASPGTDIPRKESLVVTENFETEGSWEVAEDTLAVSLTTQNLQVKINKKTLAVTFLDREGKVLLAEKNGGGKSFSRIQLPDDSTWAVRQQFELSPDEAIYGLGQHQDRTLNLRGKVLSLFQHNREIFVPVVVSTNGYGLLWDNYSWTRFGSLEPSPRIPSECWADKYGKTGGLTATYFTDRYCKIPSPIKSKQPVRPFDLPEAGKDNIMSMRLEGTLTVPETGEYQFENTGQQEFRFWLNGKLVRDYWSAFLKATDYTRLTLEKGVAYTVKMEWGRSSASETMDLAWRTPSMRDDTLSFWSQAGKGIDYYFIYGPSMDEVIAGYRKLTGDAPMMPRWAYGFWQCRERYKTQEEVLATVNEFRKRKVPLDVIVQDWRYWKDDQWGSHEFDSTRYPDPRGMTDSLHAMNARIMISVWAKFYPTTKNYQELNEKGFLYPYNIVHQSRDFLGNLFAYYDAYNPEARKIYWEQIKRNLFDAGIDAWWLDATEPEVGENIPPENMAERMHPNYFGSGWEYLNAYPLFTCRGIYENQRKTAPDQRVCILSRSAFAGQQRYAATSWSGDIVGRWETFRAQIPAGLSFSVSGIPYWTTDIGGFMVDYPGGNANPEYKELFTRWYQFGVFCPVFRVHGTSTPREIWFFGNPGDPWYDVQLAMNKLRYRLFPYNYSVAADVSRNGYTMMRPLAMDFTNDKTALNIDDQYMFGPALLVSPVTQYQTYSKSLYLPEWSGWYDFWTGIFFKGGMSIQVPAPLDIIPVFARAGAILPLGPEKQYTGEKPSDPLQLMVYTGADGTFVLYEDDGLTYKYEQGEFSLIPFRWNEKGKTLEIGDRSGTFDGMPGQRTIEVHLVSPDHPCGYNQMTRPDTTVTYNGKRMVLSF